The proteins below come from a single Parazoarcus communis genomic window:
- the nuoE gene encoding NADH-quinone oxidoreductase subunit NuoE → MLSQETLQQIDREIAKYPSDQKQSAVMAALRIAQVEKGWLPKDVIEYVASYLDMPAIAAYEVASFYNMYDLNPVGRHKITVCTNLPCALSGGVHAADYLKSKLGIDFNETTPDGKFTLKEGECMGACGDAPVLLHNNHKMCSWMTTEKIDQMLADLEDK, encoded by the coding sequence ATGCTGAGCCAGGAAACGCTGCAACAGATCGATCGCGAGATCGCAAAATATCCGTCAGACCAGAAGCAGTCGGCTGTCATGGCTGCGCTGCGCATTGCACAGGTCGAGAAGGGCTGGTTGCCCAAGGATGTCATCGAGTACGTCGCGAGCTATCTCGACATGCCGGCCATTGCCGCTTACGAGGTTGCGAGCTTCTACAACATGTACGACCTCAATCCGGTCGGACGCCACAAGATCACGGTATGTACCAATCTGCCCTGTGCGCTGTCCGGCGGTGTGCATGCGGCCGACTACCTGAAGAGCAAGCTGGGCATCGACTTCAACGAAACCACCCCTGACGGCAAGTTCACTCTCAAAGAGGGTGAGTGCATGGGTGCCTGTGGAGATGCCCCGGTGCTGCTGCACAACAATCACAAGATGTGCAGCTGGATGACGACCGAGAAAATCGACCAAATGCTGGCCGATCTGGAAGACAAATGA
- a CDS encoding NADH-quinone oxidoreductase subunit J, translating into MEFKTFVFYFLAAILVFAALKVITARNPVHAALYLVLAFFNAGGIWLLLHAEFLAITLVMVYVGAVMVLFLFVVMMLDINLERLRQGFWSYLPVGALIGVLLVIEMAMVLGGQYFGLDAMPVPPEPQAGFSNTRELGRVLYTDYVYPFELASLVLLVAMVAAVSLTLRKRKNTKYIDPALQVSVKREGRVELVKMQAEKE; encoded by the coding sequence ATGGAATTCAAGACCTTCGTTTTCTACTTTCTCGCGGCGATACTCGTATTCGCCGCCCTGAAAGTGATTACCGCGAGAAACCCGGTGCACGCCGCGCTCTATCTCGTACTCGCCTTCTTCAACGCCGGCGGCATCTGGCTGCTGCTGCACGCCGAGTTTCTCGCCATCACGCTGGTGATGGTCTACGTCGGGGCGGTCATGGTCCTGTTCCTGTTTGTGGTGATGATGCTCGACATCAACCTCGAGCGCCTCAGACAGGGGTTCTGGAGTTACCTCCCGGTCGGTGCGCTGATCGGCGTGCTACTGGTGATCGAGATGGCGATGGTGCTCGGCGGTCAGTATTTCGGCCTCGATGCAATGCCCGTTCCGCCTGAGCCCCAGGCCGGTTTCAGCAATACGCGCGAGCTGGGTCGTGTGCTCTACACCGACTACGTCTATCCGTTCGAACTGGCCTCGCTGGTGCTGCTGGTTGCAATGGTTGCGGCGGTCTCGCTCACGCTGCGCAAGCGCAAGAACACCAAATACATTGATCCGGCACTGCAGGTCTCGGTGAAGCGCGAAGGACGCGTGGAACTGGTGAAGATGCAAGCCGAGAAAGAGTGA
- a CDS encoding NuoB/complex I 20 kDa subunit family protein yields the protein MSIEGVFREGFVTTSLDAVINWTRTGSLWPMTFGLACCAVEMIHAGCSRYDLDRFGVVFRPSPRQSDLMIVAGTLCNKMAPALRKVYDQMAEPRWVISMGSCANGGGYYHYSYSVVRGCDRIVPVDVYVPGCPPTAEALLYGIIQLQNKIKRTNTIAR from the coding sequence ATGAGCATAGAGGGCGTCTTTCGCGAAGGGTTTGTTACCACTTCGCTTGATGCGGTCATCAACTGGACGCGCACGGGCTCGCTGTGGCCCATGACTTTCGGTTTGGCCTGTTGTGCGGTCGAGATGATTCATGCGGGTTGTTCGCGCTATGACCTGGACCGCTTTGGTGTGGTTTTCCGCCCCAGTCCGCGGCAGTCTGATCTGATGATTGTTGCGGGTACGCTGTGCAACAAGATGGCGCCTGCACTGCGCAAGGTGTACGACCAGATGGCCGAGCCGCGCTGGGTGATCTCGATGGGTTCCTGCGCGAATGGTGGTGGCTACTATCACTACTCCTATTCGGTCGTGCGCGGCTGTGACCGCATCGTTCCCGTGGATGTCTATGTGCCGGGCTGTCCTCCGACGGCCGAGGCGCTGCTCTACGGCATCATCCAGCTTCAGAACAAGATCAAGCGCACCAATACGATTGCGCGCTGA
- the nuoH gene encoding NADH-quinone oxidoreductase subunit NuoH codes for MEAMLQPVADLFGPTWPAVWTLLKIVAIIAPLLGCVAYLTLAERKVIGFMQVRIGPNRVGPFGLLQPIADGIKLLLKEIIVPSGANKGLFILGPILAIAPSLAAWSVVPFSDGMVLANVNAGLLFLLAITSMEVYGVIVAGWASNSKYPFLGSMRAAAQMVSYEVSMGFALICVLLISASLNLTDIVTSQGEGRFHDMGLSFLSWNWLPLFPMFVVYVISGIAETNRAPFDVVEGEAEVVAGHMVEYSGMAFALFFLAEYANMILVSILTSILFLGGWLSPVGFLPDGFPWLALKTACILFLFLWARATFPRFRYDHIMRLGWKVFIPVTLVWVVVVAVWMMSPLSIWK; via the coding sequence ATGGAAGCGATGCTGCAACCGGTTGCCGACCTCTTCGGCCCCACCTGGCCCGCCGTCTGGACGCTGCTAAAGATCGTCGCGATCATTGCGCCGCTGCTTGGCTGCGTGGCTTACCTGACGCTCGCCGAGCGCAAGGTCATCGGCTTCATGCAGGTCCGGATCGGCCCCAACCGCGTCGGTCCCTTCGGTCTGCTGCAGCCGATCGCCGACGGCATCAAGCTGCTGCTCAAGGAAATCATCGTCCCGAGCGGTGCGAACAAAGGCCTGTTCATTCTTGGACCGATCCTCGCGATCGCTCCTTCGCTGGCTGCCTGGTCAGTGGTTCCGTTCAGCGACGGAATGGTGCTCGCTAACGTCAACGCAGGTCTGCTGTTCCTGCTCGCCATCACTTCGATGGAAGTCTATGGGGTGATCGTCGCAGGCTGGGCGTCGAACTCGAAGTATCCCTTCCTTGGATCGATGCGCGCTGCCGCGCAGATGGTTTCCTACGAAGTGTCGATGGGTTTCGCGCTGATCTGTGTGCTGCTGATTTCAGCCAGCCTGAACCTGACCGATATCGTGACCTCCCAGGGCGAGGGTCGTTTCCACGACATGGGGCTGTCCTTCCTGTCCTGGAACTGGCTGCCCCTGTTTCCGATGTTCGTGGTGTACGTGATCTCGGGTATCGCCGAGACCAACCGCGCTCCGTTCGACGTCGTTGAAGGCGAAGCCGAAGTCGTGGCCGGTCACATGGTTGAGTATTCGGGCATGGCGTTTGCACTGTTCTTCCTCGCCGAATACGCAAACATGATCCTGGTTTCGATTCTGACCTCGATCCTGTTCCTTGGTGGCTGGCTGTCGCCGGTGGGTTTCCTGCCCGACGGTTTCCCCTGGCTGGCGCTCAAGACGGCATGCATCCTGTTCCTGTTTCTGTGGGCACGAGCAACCTTTCCCCGGTTCCGTTACGACCACATCATGCGTCTGGGCTGGAAAGTTTTCATTCCGGTCACCCTGGTCTGGGTGGTCGTGGTGGCGGTGTGGATGATGTCTCCGCTGTCGATCTGGAAGTGA
- a CDS encoding NADH-quinone oxidoreductase subunit C, with protein MSSKLERLSQSLQEVFGEKLQSLVLDRGEVTIEVSAADYLHVAITLRDHESLHFEQLLDVSGLDYSAYGNGGWAGKRFASVAHLMSIRHNWRVRLRVFAEDDAFPVLDSLCELWPSANWFERESFDLYGIMYAGHPDLRRILTDYGFVGHPFRKDFPISGYVEMRYDPEQGRVVYQPVSIEPRENTPRIVREESYGDVGHG; from the coding sequence ATGAGTTCCAAGCTTGAACGTCTGAGCCAGTCTCTGCAGGAAGTGTTTGGCGAGAAACTGCAGTCGCTGGTTCTTGATCGCGGAGAGGTCACCATCGAGGTGTCCGCTGCCGATTATCTTCACGTGGCGATTACGTTGCGTGATCATGAAAGTCTGCATTTTGAGCAATTGCTCGATGTGTCCGGGCTTGATTATTCCGCTTATGGAAATGGTGGCTGGGCAGGCAAGCGTTTTGCGTCTGTCGCCCACCTGATGTCGATTCGTCATAACTGGCGCGTGCGTCTTCGTGTTTTTGCCGAAGACGATGCCTTTCCGGTGCTTGATTCCCTGTGCGAGCTGTGGCCGAGTGCAAACTGGTTCGAGCGTGAGTCCTTCGATCTGTACGGCATCATGTATGCCGGTCATCCGGACCTCCGCCGCATCCTGACCGACTACGGTTTTGTCGGTCACCCCTTCCGCAAGGATTTCCCTATTTCCGGCTACGTCGAGATGCGCTACGACCCGGAGCAGGGCAGGGTCGTCTATCAGCCGGTCAGTATCGAGCCGCGTGAAAACACACCGCGCATCGTGCGTGAGGAAAGCTACGGGGACGTTGGTCATGGCTGA
- the nuoI gene encoding NADH-quinone oxidoreductase subunit NuoI: protein MGANEYIGSLFLKELVKGLALTGRHFFQRKITVQFPEEKTPQSARFRGLHALRRYPNGEERCIACKLCEAVCPAMAITIDSDQRDDGSRRTTRYDIDLTKCIFCGFCEEACPVDAIVETRVFEYHGEKRGDLYYTKQMLLAVGDRHEAQIAADREQEAKYR from the coding sequence ATGGGTGCCAACGAATACATCGGAAGCCTGTTCCTGAAGGAACTGGTCAAGGGCCTTGCCCTGACCGGCAGGCATTTTTTCCAGCGCAAGATCACGGTTCAGTTCCCCGAGGAAAAAACGCCGCAAAGCGCGCGTTTCCGAGGTCTGCATGCGCTGCGTCGCTATCCCAACGGAGAAGAGCGCTGTATCGCATGCAAGCTGTGCGAAGCGGTCTGTCCGGCGATGGCGATCACGATCGATTCCGATCAGCGCGATGACGGCTCCCGCCGGACCACGCGTTACGACATCGATCTGACCAAATGCATTTTCTGCGGCTTCTGCGAAGAGGCCTGCCCGGTTGACGCGATCGTCGAAACACGGGTGTTCGAGTATCACGGTGAGAAGCGTGGCGATCTCTACTACACCAAGCAGATGCTGCTTGCAGTGGGTGACCGGCATGAGGCTCAGATTGCGGCCGATCGCGAGCAGGAAGCGAAGTACAGATAA
- the secG gene encoding preprotein translocase subunit SecG, with amino-acid sequence MSDVVFSLVLTVHVLVGLGVIGLVLVQHGKGADAGAAFGGGSSGSLFGSSGSANFLSRTTAAMATVFFITSLSLSYLASNKPAAPSSVMDGAVQSAPAEAAVDAVPAAPVDDSKAQAIPK; translated from the coding sequence ATGAGTGATGTCGTTTTTTCCCTGGTGCTGACGGTGCATGTGCTGGTCGGTCTTGGTGTGATCGGTCTGGTTCTTGTGCAGCACGGTAAAGGTGCTGACGCGGGTGCGGCTTTTGGCGGCGGATCGTCAGGCAGTCTGTTCGGTTCTTCGGGTTCAGCCAACTTTCTGAGCCGTACGACGGCAGCGATGGCGACGGTGTTTTTTATCACCAGCCTGAGTCTGAGCTATCTCGCAAGCAACAAGCCTGCAGCGCCTTCCAGTGTGATGGATGGTGCGGTGCAGAGCGCGCCCGCCGAGGCTGCAGTTGACGCAGTACCGGCCGCTCCGGTGGATGACTCCAAGGCTCAGGCCATCCCGAAGTAG
- the nuoK gene encoding NADH-quinone oxidoreductase subunit NuoK gives MLSLSHYLILGAILFAISVVGIFLNRKNLIVLLMAIELMLLAVNLNFIAFSHYMGDIAGQVFVFFILTVAAAESAIGLAILVVLFRNLRTIHVDDLDSLKG, from the coding sequence ATGCTTTCGCTTTCCCATTACCTCATCCTGGGCGCGATCCTGTTCGCGATCAGTGTGGTCGGGATCTTCCTCAACCGGAAGAACCTCATTGTCCTGCTCATGGCCATCGAGCTGATGTTGCTCGCGGTCAATCTGAACTTCATCGCGTTCTCGCACTACATGGGCGATATCGCTGGTCAGGTTTTTGTTTTCTTCATCCTCACGGTGGCGGCTGCCGAATCGGCAATCGGTCTGGCGATCCTGGTTGTGCTGTTCCGCAACCTGCGCACGATCCACGTGGATGATCTGGACAGCCTCAAGGGTTAA
- the nuoF gene encoding NADH-quinone oxidoreductase subunit NuoF, which translates to MSAHGLILAGVDGDRTWRLQDYVARGGYAALRKIIAEKTPPETIIAELKASVLRGRGGAGFPTGLKWSFMPRSFPGDKYLACNSDEGEPGTFKDRDILRYNPHTVIEGMIIAAYAMGCARGYNYIHGEIFEIYTRFEEALDEARAAGLLGQNILGSDFSFELFAHHGYGAYICGEETALLESIEGKKGQPRFKPPFPASYGLYGKPTTINNTETFASVPFIMNMGGEGFLNLGKPNNGGTKLFSISGHVNRPGNYEINLGTPFSELLEMAGGMRGGRQLKGVIPGGSSSPVIPGAVMMDCTMDYDSISKAGSMLGSGAVIVMDETTCMVKALERLSYFYFEESCGQCTPCREGTGWLYRVVHRIENGLGRPDDLDLLNSVTTNIMGRTICALGDAASMPVQSFIKHFGDEFAYHIENKKCLVPPEVQRAGSQIYVSPSC; encoded by the coding sequence ATGAGCGCGCACGGACTGATTCTCGCCGGAGTCGATGGCGACCGCACCTGGCGGCTCCAGGATTATGTGGCCCGCGGCGGATACGCAGCGTTGCGCAAGATCATTGCGGAAAAGACGCCACCCGAGACCATCATTGCCGAACTCAAGGCGTCAGTGCTGCGAGGGCGTGGCGGTGCAGGCTTTCCGACGGGATTGAAGTGGAGCTTCATGCCGCGCTCCTTCCCGGGCGACAAGTATCTTGCATGCAACTCCGATGAAGGCGAGCCGGGAACGTTCAAGGATCGCGACATCCTGCGCTACAACCCGCATACCGTCATCGAAGGCATGATCATTGCGGCCTATGCGATGGGCTGTGCCCGCGGGTACAACTACATCCACGGTGAGATCTTCGAGATCTACACCCGCTTCGAAGAGGCGCTCGACGAGGCTCGTGCTGCCGGACTTCTCGGTCAGAACATCCTCGGGTCGGACTTCTCCTTCGAACTGTTTGCCCACCACGGTTACGGCGCCTACATCTGCGGCGAAGAAACCGCGCTGCTGGAGTCGATCGAAGGCAAGAAGGGGCAGCCGCGATTCAAGCCGCCGTTCCCGGCAAGCTACGGTCTGTACGGCAAGCCGACCACCATCAACAACACTGAAACCTTTGCGTCGGTCCCGTTCATCATGAATATGGGCGGCGAGGGCTTCCTGAACCTTGGCAAGCCTAATAACGGCGGCACCAAGCTGTTTTCGATTTCCGGTCATGTCAATCGTCCGGGCAACTACGAGATCAATCTCGGTACGCCGTTCTCCGAGCTTCTCGAGATGGCCGGTGGCATGCGTGGCGGGCGTCAGCTGAAGGGCGTGATTCCGGGCGGCTCTTCGTCGCCGGTCATTCCCGGCGCGGTGATGATGGACTGTACGATGGACTACGACTCGATCTCCAAAGCCGGCTCGATGCTGGGTTCGGGGGCGGTGATCGTGATGGACGAGACCACCTGCATGGTGAAGGCGCTCGAGCGCCTGTCCTACTTCTACTTCGAAGAGTCCTGTGGTCAATGTACGCCGTGTCGCGAAGGCACCGGCTGGCTGTACCGGGTTGTGCACCGGATCGAAAACGGTCTTGGCCGTCCGGACGACCTTGATCTGCTGAACTCGGTGACCACCAACATCATGGGACGCACCATCTGTGCGCTCGGTGATGCGGCCTCGATGCCGGTGCAGAGCTTCATCAAGCACTTCGGCGATGAATTCGCGTATCACATCGAAAACAAGAAATGTCTGGTTCCGCCGGAAGTGCAGCGTGCCGGCAGCCAAATCTACGTGAGCCCCTCATGCTAG
- a CDS encoding NADH-quinone oxidoreductase subunit D, translated as MAEIRNYTINFGPQHPSAHGVLRLVLELDGEVVERADPHIGLLHRGTEKLAETRTWVQSVPYMDRLDYVSMMCNEHAYCMAIERLLGVEVPLRAQYIRVMFDEITRVLNHLLNIGTHALDIGAMTMVLYTFREREDLMDAYEAVSGARMHAAYYRPGGVYRDLPDRMPQYQANKFKNAKAIKDLNANRQGSLLDFLEDFTDRFPRYCDEYETLLTDNRIWKQRTVGIGVVSPEQALGWGFTGPMLRGSGIAWDLRKKQPYEVYDKVDFDIPVGKNGDCYDRYLCRMEEMRQSNRIIRQCIDWLRKNPGPVITDNHKVAPPARENMKANMEELIHHFKLFTEGMHVPKGEVYAAVEHPKGEFGVYAVSDGANKPYRLKLRAPGFAHLAAMDELTRGHMIADVVAIIGTMDVVFGEIDR; from the coding sequence ATGGCTGAGATCCGCAACTACACGATCAACTTTGGCCCGCAGCATCCTTCGGCACACGGCGTTTTGCGCCTCGTGCTCGAACTGGATGGCGAGGTGGTTGAGCGCGCCGATCCGCATATCGGCCTGCTGCATCGCGGCACCGAAAAGCTGGCTGAGACTCGCACCTGGGTGCAGTCTGTGCCCTACATGGACCGTCTCGACTACGTGTCGATGATGTGCAACGAGCATGCGTACTGCATGGCAATCGAGCGGCTGCTCGGCGTCGAAGTGCCCCTGCGTGCTCAGTACATCCGGGTAATGTTCGACGAAATTACCCGCGTCCTGAATCACCTGCTGAACATCGGAACGCATGCGCTGGATATCGGCGCAATGACGATGGTGCTCTACACCTTCCGCGAGCGCGAAGACCTGATGGACGCCTACGAGGCAGTGTCGGGAGCGCGCATGCATGCCGCCTATTACCGGCCGGGTGGTGTTTATCGCGACCTTCCCGATCGTATGCCGCAGTACCAGGCAAACAAGTTCAAGAACGCAAAGGCAATCAAGGATCTCAATGCGAACCGTCAGGGCTCGCTGCTCGATTTTCTTGAAGATTTCACCGATCGTTTTCCGCGCTATTGCGACGAATACGAGACCCTGCTGACCGATAACCGTATCTGGAAGCAGCGCACGGTCGGGATTGGCGTGGTTTCGCCCGAGCAGGCGCTGGGATGGGGCTTTACCGGTCCGATGCTGCGTGGTTCGGGCATCGCGTGGGATTTGCGCAAGAAGCAGCCCTACGAGGTGTACGACAAGGTCGACTTCGATATTCCGGTGGGCAAGAACGGTGACTGTTACGACCGCTACCTGTGCCGCATGGAAGAGATGCGCCAGTCGAACCGGATCATTCGTCAGTGCATCGACTGGCTGCGCAAGAATCCGGGTCCCGTGATTACCGATAATCACAAGGTTGCGCCTCCTGCTCGCGAGAACATGAAGGCCAACATGGAAGAGCTGATTCACCACTTCAAGCTCTTCACTGAAGGCATGCACGTCCCGAAGGGCGAGGTTTATGCCGCGGTAGAGCATCCGAAGGGCGAATTTGGCGTCTACGCCGTGTCGGACGGTGCAAACAAGCCTTATCGCCTGAAGCTGCGTGCGCCGGGCTTTGCTCACCTCGCAGCCATGGACGAACTGACCCGCGGGCACATGATTGCCGACGTTGTTGCAATCATCGGCACGATGGACGTCGTGTTCGGCGAAATCGACAGATGA
- the ndhC gene encoding NADH-quinone oxidoreductase subunit A, with translation MLESYFPVLLFILVGLGFGVVPVLLGRIIAPYRPDSEKLSPYECGFEAFEDARMKFDVRYYLIAILFILFDLEIAFLFPWATVFQEFIAAGEVAWFVFGSVMVFLAILVIGYIVEWKNGALDWE, from the coding sequence ATGTTGGAAAGCTATTTTCCCGTTCTGCTGTTCATCCTTGTAGGTCTGGGTTTCGGGGTTGTTCCCGTCCTGCTGGGTCGCATCATTGCACCCTATCGTCCCGACAGCGAAAAGCTGTCCCCGTATGAGTGCGGCTTCGAGGCGTTTGAAGACGCCCGTATGAAGTTCGACGTCCGCTACTATCTCATCGCCATTCTCTTCATTCTGTTCGACCTTGAAATCGCCTTCCTGTTTCCGTGGGCGACTGTCTTCCAGGAGTTCATCGCTGCTGGTGAGGTGGCCTGGTTCGTCTTCGGGTCGGTGATGGTCTTTCTGGCTATCCTGGTTATCGGCTACATCGTCGAGTGGAAAAACGGCGCACTCGACTGGGAGTAA
- the nuoG gene encoding NADH-quinone oxidoreductase subunit NuoG, with amino-acid sequence MLEIEIDGKQVQVPDGSTVMDAASMTGSYIPHFCYHKKLSIAANCRMCLVQVEKAPKPLPACATPVTNGMKVWTQSELAVKAQKGVMEFLLINHPLDCPICDQGGECQLQDLAVGYGGSQSRYQEEKRVVFNKNLGSLVSTDMTRCINCTRCVRFTTEIAGEMELGQAFRGEHAEIMTFVEKTVDSELSGNIIDLCPVGALTSKPFRFAARTWELSRRKSVSPHDALGANLIVQTKHEVVKRVLPHENEALNECWLSDKDRFSYEGLSSEDRLTQPMIKQGGEWKATDWQTALEFVATGLKGIVKDYGPASVGALASPHSTVEELHLLQKLVRGLGSDNIDFRLRQTDFRADASRSAAPWLGMPVAGVPDLNRLLVVGSFLRKDAPLLAQRVRQAAKRGLHVSAVGPTAEEWLIPVRQRALVAPDAMVASLAGIVVALAAEKGVAVSEGLSAQLPASASEAETGIAQSLASGRKVAVWLGNLAVQHPRAAELQVLAQEIARLSDGVFGFIGEAANSVGAYLAGAVPSGTGLNARAMLEEPRKAYIVMGAEPALDFADGALATSALASAQLVVALSAFGSDSLRETADVLLPIAPFSETSGTFVNCEGTAQSFNAVAKQLGDTRPGWKVLRVLGNLLQFDGFDQGDSEAVRAEVLGAITPASLGNSVSGVDIAGSSAIAGLQRVADVPIYFADPLVRRAPSLQKTKDAAAPVARLSNSTLAGLSVNAGDPVRVRGSGSVELTAVADDTVADGCVRIAAAHVSTVALGPMCGELSVERV; translated from the coding sequence ATGCTAGAGATCGAAATCGACGGAAAGCAGGTTCAGGTGCCGGATGGCAGCACCGTCATGGATGCCGCGTCCATGACAGGCTCCTACATCCCCCATTTCTGCTATCACAAGAAACTCTCCATTGCGGCCAACTGCCGCATGTGCCTGGTGCAGGTGGAAAAGGCGCCCAAGCCCTTGCCCGCCTGTGCGACGCCCGTGACCAACGGCATGAAGGTCTGGACCCAGTCCGAACTTGCGGTCAAGGCGCAGAAGGGCGTGATGGAGTTCCTGCTCATCAACCATCCGCTGGACTGTCCGATCTGTGACCAGGGTGGTGAATGCCAATTGCAGGATCTGGCCGTGGGCTACGGTGGCAGCCAGTCCCGCTATCAGGAAGAAAAGCGGGTCGTGTTCAACAAGAACCTCGGCTCCCTCGTGTCGACCGACATGACGCGATGCATCAACTGCACGCGCTGCGTACGATTCACGACCGAGATTGCCGGCGAAATGGAGTTGGGCCAGGCCTTCCGCGGCGAGCACGCGGAGATCATGACCTTTGTCGAGAAGACGGTCGATTCCGAACTCTCCGGCAACATCATCGACCTGTGTCCGGTGGGTGCGCTGACCTCCAAGCCCTTCCGTTTTGCTGCACGCACGTGGGAGCTCTCGCGTCGCAAGTCGGTGAGCCCGCATGACGCCCTTGGCGCCAACCTCATCGTGCAAACCAAGCACGAAGTGGTCAAACGTGTGCTACCGCATGAGAACGAAGCGCTCAACGAGTGCTGGCTGTCGGACAAGGATCGCTTCTCGTACGAAGGCCTGTCCAGCGAAGACCGCCTTACGCAGCCCATGATCAAGCAGGGTGGCGAATGGAAGGCCACCGACTGGCAGACCGCGCTCGAATTCGTTGCGACCGGCCTCAAGGGAATCGTCAAGGATTACGGTCCCGCCTCGGTCGGCGCACTGGCCTCCCCGCACTCAACGGTGGAAGAACTCCACCTGCTGCAGAAGCTGGTTCGCGGCCTTGGCTCGGACAACATCGACTTCCGCCTCCGTCAGACCGATTTCCGTGCCGATGCATCGCGCAGCGCTGCACCGTGGCTGGGCATGCCGGTGGCGGGCGTACCGGATCTTAACCGCCTGTTGGTCGTCGGCAGTTTCCTGCGCAAGGACGCGCCGCTTCTGGCCCAGCGTGTCCGTCAGGCCGCCAAGCGCGGGCTGCACGTCAGTGCCGTCGGACCCACCGCAGAAGAATGGCTCATTCCGGTGCGGCAGCGCGCACTGGTCGCGCCCGATGCAATGGTTGCAAGCCTTGCCGGGATCGTGGTCGCGCTTGCTGCCGAGAAGGGCGTTGCTGTCAGCGAAGGCCTCAGTGCCCAGTTGCCTGCAAGCGCGTCGGAAGCGGAAACCGGAATCGCGCAGAGTCTTGCGAGCGGCCGCAAGGTCGCCGTGTGGCTAGGAAACCTGGCTGTCCAGCACCCGCGTGCTGCCGAGCTTCAGGTTCTTGCGCAGGAGATTGCCCGACTGTCGGATGGCGTCTTCGGCTTCATCGGTGAAGCGGCCAACAGCGTGGGGGCTTATCTCGCCGGGGCCGTTCCTTCGGGAACCGGACTCAACGCCCGCGCAATGCTCGAAGAGCCGCGCAAGGCATACATCGTAATGGGGGCTGAGCCGGCGCTCGATTTCGCTGATGGCGCACTGGCCACGTCAGCGCTTGCATCGGCACAGTTGGTGGTGGCGCTGTCCGCCTTCGGGTCGGACTCGCTGCGCGAGACGGCCGACGTGCTGCTGCCGATTGCGCCCTTCTCGGAAACGTCGGGGACTTTCGTCAACTGTGAGGGCACTGCGCAGAGTTTCAACGCAGTTGCCAAGCAGTTGGGTGATACGCGGCCGGGCTGGAAGGTGCTGCGCGTCCTCGGAAACCTGTTGCAGTTCGACGGTTTCGATCAGGGTGACTCCGAAGCCGTGCGCGCCGAAGTGCTTGGTGCGATCACGCCCGCGTCTCTTGGTAACTCGGTCTCTGGCGTCGACATCGCCGGCTCGAGTGCCATCGCAGGCTTGCAGCGTGTTGCCGATGTGCCGATCTATTTCGCAGATCCCCTGGTACGTCGTGCGCCGTCCTTGCAAAAGACCAAAGACGCTGCGGCACCCGTGGCGCGCTTGTCCAATTCGACCCTTGCTGGTCTGAGCGTGAATGCGGGTGACCCCGTACGTGTCAGGGGAAGTGGCAGCGTCGAACTGACTGCGGTGGCAGACGATACGGTGGCTGACGGTTGCGTACGCATTGCTGCCGCGCACGTTTCGACCGTGGCGCTGGGCCCGATGTGCGGTGAATTGAGCGTGGAGCGAGTCTGA